The Spirochaetota bacterium sequence ATTTCTTTATTCTATCTTAAAAATCCAAAATCTCTCTTCCCCACAAATATATAAATAATTAGCATTTTCTATAATTTCTAAATATTCTATATTATTTAGCCACTTTATAAAGCTAAATTTATTCATCTCTCTATCATATATAATCAAAAAATATTTATTTTCTTGTATACCAACCCCAAAAGCATACTTATCCTCCCACTTTAAATCGACAACTTTAATATTACTTTTTATTCTATTTTTTTCTATCAAATTATTATTTTGTAATTGAAATACTATTATATTTTTGTTATCAGAATATAAAAAATAGTCATCATAAACACAAAAAATTTTACAATCACTACCTTCTGAATCAAACTCTTTAGAAATCTCTATACCCTTTGATACATCATAAATATATATAACTTTTCTTTTATCATACATATTAACAAAAATAGAATAATCACCATATAAAGATATATTTGAAGCTATTGATATTCCTCCTTTTTTCTTTTCATATATTTTTTTATTTAACAAGTCAATAAAAACATTTCTACCATTAAAAAGACTTAAGGTTACAAGATTATCATTAAAACTAAAAGATAAGATTATTGAATCAGAAGAATATTTTATTATTGGTTCAGGATAAAAACTGAAAACATTATATCTGTAAATACTTACTTCCATTAAATTTCTAGATAATTCAACAAAAACATCTGTTTCTGGACTTATATAAACATTTTCTTTAAATATTATTTCTGATAGGTTTTGATATTTTTTATCATAAAAATTAATTTTGTTTTGATCATTAGTAAATTGAGCTATAAAACTTTTGCCAAATTTGATATTATTCAATTCAATAATTTTAATTGATGTTAAATTAGAATCAAAAACTGAAATTTTTTGAGCTGATCTCAAATAAATTGGATTAACTATATTTATCTTTTCTTTTTTTCTAAATTGATTTATTTCGTAAAAAACTTTAAGAGAAATAATTTTATTAAAATTAATCTTATATAGAAAATTATTATAAATAATAAAAAGTAATAAAACTATGCTTAAAATTATTCCAACAATTTTTTTCATATTTTTTATCTATTTTTAATTTTTTATTATCTATATCTTATTTTATAATTTTAATCATTTTTTTACACATAATACAATTCCATCATCTATCTTAATAAAATTAACATAAAGGTCTTTCCTTTTAGAAATAAGATGATTAAAGTAATTTAACTTATTGGAAGTATCACAATATTTTGGTATATTATTTTTATTTAATTTAACAACTTTTCCATCAAAAAAAACATTATCGAAGATAAGAATTCCTCCTTTTTTTAATAAAGAAACAGTTTTACTTAATTGATCAATATAATTTTTTTTTACTGAATCTACAAAAATAAAATCAAAATAATCTTTCTGTTTAAAAAAATCATACCATTCATTAAAATCTTCATAAAAGAGCTTTATATTCATGTTTTTACTTTTAATAAATTTTACTCCTCTATCATATCGATCACCATTTCTTTCTAAACTTATAAATTCAATATCTCGGATAAAATAATCCTTCGAACTATCATCTGTTTTTCTTCTAAACATTATACCTGAATATATAGAAAAAGATGAATAGCCTGATCCATATCCTATTTCTAAAATTTTAGAAGGATTAAATAAATAAGAAATAATAAATAAAAACCTAGCTAAATTTTCACCTACAATAGGAACTTTTTCATATTTTAATTGTGATAAAAAAAAATCCTCTTTTTCAATTTCAATATTATTCTTATTAAGGTTAGTTAAATAACACTCAATTAGTAAATCTAAATTATTAAAATCACCAAAATATTTTTTCATAATTAATCTTATAAATTTATATAACATTAAAAAAATAAATCTCAATATTTATTGTTTTTAAACAATTCTTTTATTACTACATATTATATTTATAATAAAAAGTAATTATTAATTTCTTTGAACTTATATTTCGATAATTAAAGTATGAGAAAAATTTTAAAAAATGACCTTGAGAATTTACTTGAGATTTCTATAGAATTATCAAAAACTCAAAACTTAAAAACTCTCTTAGATAAAATTATTTTTAATGGGAGAAAAATAACTAATTGTGATGCAGGAACAATATATTTACTAGAAGAAAATAAATTAAAATTTTTTATTACACAATCAGATTTTTTATTAAAAAAATATGGAGAAAAAGAATTTAAAAATTTATTTGATCCATTTGACCTTTTAATAAATGAAAAATCAGTTGCAGGTTATTGTGCTTTAACTCAAAAATCATTAAATATAAAAGATGTAAATAATTTAGATAAAAAATACCCCTTTAAGTATAACAATGCTTGGGATTTAAAAACCGGATATACAACAAAATCAATGTTAGTAATTCCTTTAATTCATTCTGAAATAGGACTTGTTGGTGTTCTTCAACTCATTAATGCACTTGATGAAGAGGGAAATATAATCGAATTTTCACATAGATTTGAAAAAATTTTAAATGTTTTAGCATCTTATGCTGCTATTATAATTTATAATACAAAACTCCATACAAAATTAAAGGAATCTTATTTTGATACTGTAATCAAACTTGCTATAGCATCAGAATATAGAGATAAAGAGACATTTGAACACCTTTATAGAATAAGTTTTTTCACATATGAACTCGGAAAGTTAATCAATTTACCAGAAGAAGAACTAGAAGAACTTAAATTTGCTTCTATGATGCATGATATTGGTAAGATTGGAATTCCAGATTCTATTTTATTAAAACCAGGCAAATTTGATGAGAGAGAAAAAAAAATTATGGAATCTCATACTTTAATTGGAGCTAATATATTAAGGGGATCAAATTCTAGTTTATTAAAAAAAGCTGCCAAAATTTCACTTACTCACCATGAAAAATGGAATGGTCATGGTTATCCACTTGGTTTAAAAGGTTATGAAATACCTCTTGAAGGGAGAATAGTCTCAATTTGTGATGTTTTTGATGCCTTATCATCAAAAAGAGTCTATAAAGATTCTTTTCCTATTGAAAATGTTATAAATATGATGAAGGATTTAAAAGGCAAAGATTTTGATCCAATTCTACTAGAAACATTTTTAAATAATATAGAAGTTATATTAAAAAAATATGAAATAGAAAAAAATTTTATTGAATATCAAATCATAGAATATATTGAACCTGAAAAATTATTAGAAATAAGAAACGAATTTTCTAAAAAAATTTTATAATTAATTCTTATTTTCTTACAGGTGTTATTTCATAACCTATTATTAACCAGATTTGATCTTTTAGTCTCAAATAATATTCTGCTTGATATTTTTCAATGTAATTTTTATAAGAAAACTCAAGATAGGTATCTATTTTGCATCTATCTATTTCAATTAATACTTTTCTAATTTCAAAATATAGTAGGTCATTATAAAAAGTAGATATCAAATAATTCTTAAAATCCTCAATGATATTAAGTCTTGAACTTTCAGAAGCATACTTATATTTATCCCTATAAGAAGGATAGTTCATAATAAATGAGTCAAAATCAATATATAGAAAAAATTCATTCCAATCTCTTCTTTGTCTTGCTTTAAGATGTAATTCAAGAATCTTATAAGGTGGAATCTCTTTAAGTTTTAATCTCTCTACTTCTGTTTGAAAAACTTTTTTTACAATTTGAGTTTCTCCTTCAAGTTTAGGTTTTAAATTTAATTTCAAAATATTTTGAGAAATAATTCTCTCATTACTATCAATATAAGGATAAAAAACACCTTGAATAAAATACATACCCTCTTTTTTAAAATCAAACCATTGATTAACATCAATTTCGACAGAATAAGCTTCATTTGGTGAAAGCATTATTTCTTTTGTAAAAACTTTATCAATGGATCTTTTCTTTAATATATAATCTTCTTTATATTCTATTTGTTCACCATCTGAAGAAATTATTATAAAATTAAAATTATATGAAATATCATTTGCAATTTGCAAAAAGTAATTATTATATGACTTATTAATTATTTCAATTTTTAATACAATAGGTTTTCCCAAATAATATATCTGTTCATTTGAAAACTTAATGACACAAATTAAATTAAAATAAGCTTGTGAAGAAAAAATAAAAAACAAAAATACCAATAAGAAAATAAAAATAAATTTCCTCATCTTTATTTTATTCGGTAATATTTTAAAAGTTTAAATTGTTTTAATATAATTAATTTATTAATTTTTATTATGGAAACCTATTTATTAAATTATTTTTTATTATAAAGTATTTATATAAAAAATGAGACACATATTTTTAAATAAAATAGAAGGTGAATATTTTATCCTTGACGGTGAAAAGTTTCATCATATTTATAATGTTTTAAGAATAAGGAAGACTGGAGAAAATATTAATGTAATCTTTAATAATAAGAAATTTGAAACAATTATTGAGAAAATCAACAAAGACCATTTAAAATTAAAAATTATAAAATCTGAAGAAATTTATGATGAATTACCAAATATAGATATAATTATTGCAAATATTGATTTTGAAAAAATAAAATTAATTGTTGAAAAACTTTCTGAAATAGGAATAAAAAAAATTTATCTATATAAATCACTTTATTCTCAAATAAATAAATTCACTGAAAATAAAATTGAAAAATTAAAAAAAATTTGTTGCCTTGCATGTGAACAATCCGGTAATTTTTTCTTACCGCAAATTATACAATTAGAAAATATAGATAAATTTATAAAAAATGAAGGAAATAAATATAACTTAAAATTTATTCTAAATGAAAAAATAAATTATGAAAAAAATAGAGATTTATTTCTAGAATATATTAAAAAGTCAAATAATAGTAACAATCCAATAGAAAATATTGTATACATTGTAGGACCAGAAGGTGGATTTTGTAATGAAGAAATTGAGTACTTCAAAAAAAATTATTTTTTAGAAGTAAATCTAGGGAAAAATATTTTAAGATCAGAAACAGCAGCCATCTCATTTGGTTTTTTGTTAAAATATCTATTTTCAAAATAAAAGGTGCTCCTCTTTAATGAGGAGCACCTTTATACTCATTTTTAGATAATTTATAGTTATTAAATTAAATTTAACTCATATTGATAATTTTTAATACATATCATAACCACCACCCATTCCTGGGTTTGCTCCTGGGCCTTGATTTTTTTCCTTTTCAGGTATTTCACAAACAACAGCTTCAGTTGTAAGAAGCATACCAGCAGCAGAAGCAGCATTCTGTAAAGCAGATCTTGTTACTTTCGCTGGATCTATAATACCTTCTTTAAACATATCAGTCCATTCACCTTTAGCAGCATTAAAACCTTCGCCCCATTTAACAGTTTTAGCTTTTTCAACAATTATAGCACCCTCATATCCTGCGTTTGTAGCAATCTGTCTTATAGGAGCTTCTATAGCTTTCTTAACTATATTTACTCCGATCATCTCCTCTTCAGGAAGTTCAAGTTTGTCTAAAACTTTTGAAGCAAGTATTAATGTTACTCCACCTCCTGGAACAATTCCTTCTTCAATAGCAGCTCTAGTTGCAGAAAGAGCATCTTCAACTCTCGCTTTCTTTTCTTTTAATTCAACTTCAGTTGGAGCACCAACATTTATAACTGCTACACCACCTGCAAGTTTAGCAAGTCTTTCCTGTAATTTTTCTTTGTCATATTCAGATGTTGAAAGCTCTATTTCTTTTTTAATTGCAGCAATTCTATCTTTAATTTTCTTTGGATCCCCTGCTCCTTCTACAATTGTTGTATTTTCTTTATCAACTTTTACTCTTTTTGCTCTACCAAGGTGTTCAAGTGTTGCATTTTCAAGTTTCATACCTAAATCTTCTGAAATAACTGTACCACCAGTTAAAATAGCTATATCTTCAAGCATAGCTTTTCTTCTATCACCAAAACCAGGAGCTTTAACTCCTACAGTTATTAATGTTCCTCTTAATTTATTTACAACAAGTGTTGCTAGTGCTTCACCTTCTAAATCTTCAGCAATAATTAATAATGGTTTTCCTGTTCTAGCAACATCTTCAAGTAAATGTATAAGTTCTCTCATTGAAGTGATTTTTTTATCATAAATTAAGATAAAAGGATCATCAAGTTCAGCTGTCATTGTATCTGAATTAGTTACCATATAAGCTGAAACATAACCTCTGTCAAATTGCATACCTTCAACAACTTCAAGATGAGTTTCAAGTGATTTTGATTCCTCAACTGTAATAACTCCATCTTTACCAACTTTATCCATAGCTTCAGCAATTAATTTACCAATTTCTTCATCATTATTTGCTGAAATTGCAGCAACTTGAGCTATTTCATCTTTATTAGTTATAGGTTTAGCTTTAGCTTTAATTTCTTTTACTATTTCATTAACTGCTTTATCAATACCTCTCTTAATTTTAATAGGGTTTGATCCAGCTACAATATTTTTCATACCTTCTTTAATTATAGCTTCAGCAATAACTGTAGCAGTTGTAGTACCATCACCGGCAACATCGTTTGTTTTAGTAGCAACTTCTTTAACAAGTTGTGCACCAATATTTTCAAAAGAATCTTCAAGATCAATTTCTTTAGCAATTGTTACACCATCATTTGTTACAGTTGGTGCACCAAATTTTTTCTCAATTAAAACATTTCTACCTTTAGGTCCTAAAGTAACTTTTACAGTTGATGCTAACTTTGTTACACCATTAACTATTTTTTTTCTAGCTTCTTCATCAAAAAGTATTTGTTTTGCCATATATACTACCTCTCAAAATTTTTTTTATTTCAATTATTAAGATAATTAAATTATATAATTTTATCATATGCAAATAATTATAATTATAACTAAATATTATTAATTATATCTATTTATACTTAAATATTAACCTAATAATGATTATTATTA is a genomic window containing:
- a CDS encoding 16S rRNA (uracil(1498)-N(3))-methyltransferase, with product MRHIFLNKIEGEYFILDGEKFHHIYNVLRIRKTGENINVIFNNKKFETIIEKINKDHLKLKIIKSEEIYDELPNIDIIIANIDFEKIKLIVEKLSEIGIKKIYLYKSLYSQINKFTENKIEKLKKICCLACEQSGNFFLPQIIQLENIDKFIKNEGNKYNLKFILNEKINYEKNRDLFLEYIKKSNNSNNPIENIVYIVGPEGGFCNEEIEYFKKNYFLEVNLGKNILRSETAAISFGFLLKYLFSK
- the groL gene encoding chaperonin GroEL (60 kDa chaperone family; promotes refolding of misfolded polypeptides especially under stressful conditions; forms two stacked rings of heptamers to form a barrel-shaped 14mer; ends can be capped by GroES; misfolded proteins enter the barrel where they are refolded when GroES binds) — protein: MAKQILFDEEARKKIVNGVTKLASTVKVTLGPKGRNVLIEKKFGAPTVTNDGVTIAKEIDLEDSFENIGAQLVKEVATKTNDVAGDGTTTATVIAEAIIKEGMKNIVAGSNPIKIKRGIDKAVNEIVKEIKAKAKPITNKDEIAQVAAISANNDEEIGKLIAEAMDKVGKDGVITVEESKSLETHLEVVEGMQFDRGYVSAYMVTNSDTMTAELDDPFILIYDKKITSMRELIHLLEDVARTGKPLLIIAEDLEGEALATLVVNKLRGTLITVGVKAPGFGDRRKAMLEDIAILTGGTVISEDLGMKLENATLEHLGRAKRVKVDKENTTIVEGAGDPKKIKDRIAAIKKEIELSTSEYDKEKLQERLAKLAGGVAVINVGAPTEVELKEKKARVEDALSATRAAIEEGIVPGGGVTLILASKVLDKLELPEEEMIGVNIVKKAIEAPIRQIATNAGYEGAIIVEKAKTVKWGEGFNAAKGEWTDMFKEGIIDPAKVTRSALQNAASAAGMLLTTEAVVCEIPEKEKNQGPGANPGMGGGYDMY
- a CDS encoding HD domain-containing protein, whose product is MRKILKNDLENLLEISIELSKTQNLKTLLDKIIFNGRKITNCDAGTIYLLEENKLKFFITQSDFLLKKYGEKEFKNLFDPFDLLINEKSVAGYCALTQKSLNIKDVNNLDKKYPFKYNNAWDLKTGYTTKSMLVIPLIHSEIGLVGVLQLINALDEEGNIIEFSHRFEKILNVLASYAAIIIYNTKLHTKLKESYFDTVIKLAIASEYRDKETFEHLYRISFFTYELGKLINLPEEELEELKFASMMHDIGKIGIPDSILLKPGKFDEREKKIMESHTLIGANILRGSNSSLLKKAAKISLTHHEKWNGHGYPLGLKGYEIPLEGRIVSICDVFDALSSKRVYKDSFPIENVINMMKDLKGKDFDPILLETFLNNIEVILKKYEIEKNFIEYQIIEYIEPEKLLEIRNEFSKKIL